CACTGGTCACCAAGCCCGTTCCGCCCCGCCCGCAGGGTTCACCCTGATCGAGGTGATGCTGGCCGTGTCCATCACCACGCTGATCATCTTCGGGCTCTACGCGGTGTTCGATCAGACCCAGAAAGCCCTGCGCCAGACCGTCGCGCAGGTGGATGTCCTCGAATCGATCCGCATCGCCAACGACGTGCTGACCCGGGAACTGGAGACCGTCTCGCCGGCCGAACCGGGCAACGTCAACAGCAACCTGATCATCCACATCAACCCGGTGTCGGCGTCGGTCGATGTCATGGGACTGGGCGGGACGGACAATCCGGTGCTGAGAACCAGCCTGCAGGACATCTTCTTTCTGACCCGGCAGAACGACCAGTGGACGGCCATCGGGTACTGGGTGGGTCCGGTCAGCAGCAACCAGGTGGGGCAGCCGATCTCGGTGGGCCGCCTGTACCGGTTCGAGCACCGGGTTCACCAGGCCAATCTCGGCGGCACCAACCTGCTGGCCCGGTTCCAGAATCCCGTCCATCGCCTGGCCGATTCGCAGATGGTTCTGGATGGATTGGTGCATCTGCGGGTGCTGGCCTACGACTCCCATGGTCAGCCGCTCGTGCAGAACTGGGTGACGAATCCACCGGCCATCAATCTTCGGCCCTGGAGTGTGGACCCGGTCCGGAGCACGGAGACGGCCTATGGATTCAACGGGTACACCCGCCCATCGCTGCCCAGTCATCTGGAGATCGAGATCGGCATTCTCGAACCCCAGGCGGTGGCCCGGTTTGCGTCCATTCCGGTCGCAACCGAGGCGCGCCGGTACCTCGCCCGCAACGCGGGGCAGATCCACCTCTTCCGACAGCGGATTCCGCTGCGCAACGCGCCGCCCTACTGATGAATCGCCGTTCCCACGAGCAGGGTATCGCCCTGATCACCACGCTGATCATGCTGTCGGTGGTGACACTGATGGCGGTGACCTTCCTGGCCGTCAGCCGCCGCGAGCGCGCCTCGGTCACCACCAGCAGCGACCGGCAGGATGCCCGGGCCATGGCCGACGTCGCGCTGCAACGCGCCGAGGCGGAGATGGTGGCGCGGGTCCTCGCAACCGGGAATCTCCTCAGCTACGAGTATCTCGTCTCGACGAATTACCTGAATCCGCTGGGGTTCTTCCCGGGCAACACCAACATCGCCAACGTCAATTTCCGCTATCCGGACGGCTCGGCGGTGACGGGCGACGATCTGCTCCAGGTCTATCGCAATCTCCAGGTCGATCCCCGCGCCCCGGTCTTCATCACCACCAACGCCTTCACCGGGGCCCAGGATTTCCGGTTCTTCCTCGATTTCAACCGCAACGGCCTCTACGAGACCAACGGCATCCAGATCGAAATCGGCACCGACGGACTCTCGCTCGGGTTCACCAATTTCCATGTGGGCGATCCCGAGTGGATCGGTGTGCTGCGCCGCCCGGAACAGGCGCATTCGGGCTCGAACCATTTCGTCGGGCGCTACGCCTTTCTGATCCTGCCGGTGGGCCGGAGCCTCGATCTCAATTTCATCCACAACGAGGGCAAACGGCTGGGGGGGGTGTTCGACAACGGGTTCTTCCGCAACCAGGGGGTGGGGCCCTGGGAACTCAATCTCGCCGCCTTTCTCCGCGACCTGAACACCAACGCCTGGAACCGGTACGATTATCTCACCAACCTGGGAGTCTCGAGCCGGGAGATCGCCTTTGACAACGCCCGCACCCTCCTGAGGGAACGGTACCGGCTCGGACCTGCTGACGGAACCCCTTCGTTCAATCGCCTCGCCAGCGTCCGGGCGCTGTACCCCCCTGACCCGCCGTTCGACCGGGCTGGTACGGCCTTCCTGCGCGACGGCATCGACGGCTACGCGGATGGGCCGCTCCAGTTGGGCATCGGTCGTCCCTACGACCTGTCAGGCACGACGTTCACGATCCTCGACAACGACAATCCCGCGCTGCCGTGGCCCGGGGCGCCCAATCCCTCCCAGTATTTTGATCCCCAGGCGCTCTTCGCCCTGCGCGACGCCACGTCCGTGGTGCAGGACCGGTTCACCAACCGGTTGATCAGCATTTCGGTCACCAACAGCACCTACGACCGCCACACCTTCTACCGGCTTCTGGGTCAGTTGGGCACTGATTCCATCCCCGCCAACCGCGGCCGGATTCATCTCAACTACGACAACCGCCTGGATTTCACGCCGGGCCTGGAAGGAGTGATTCCCGGCGAGGTGATCGGCTGGCACGCCACGAATTTCGTTCCCTGGACGGCGGGCGCCTTCTTCACCAACGCCGCCGACCGCATGCTGAAGGCGCTGCATCCGCGTCCCGGCATCGATGTGCCGGCCGGGTCGGTCCAGATCGCCGTCACCAACATCCCCATCTGGCCGACCAATTACTACTCGCCGGCGGTGCATCGCACGCTCCAACTGGCGGCGAACATCTACGACGCCACCACCAACCGGCCATCGGCCACCGGGGCGCCGCACCTACCAACGGTGTTCCGGCCGCTGTTCAACGCGGATCCGGCGGTGCCGGGCGGACTGCGGATCGCCGATGTGGTGGAATTAGCGCAGCCGGTGGACGGGGCAGGGGGATACTGGCTGGAGGTCACCAACAGTCTTCGCGACCGCCGATTGGCGGGTTATCCCCTGATTCTAGGGGCCAAGAAGGGCCATCCGAACTTCAATGAATTCGAATTGCAGACGGTCGTGGTGGCCGGAAGGAAGATCGAACTGGAGAAGCGGTCACCGACAAGTCTGCCGATTTTCACCAACCAGCTCTACACCCTGGCCATCAGCAACGTGTTCGGGGTCGAATTTTGGAACAGTTATCGAGAACCGTATCCGCGGGAGCTTGAGCTGCGTGTGCATCTGGAGACGAGCATTGTGCTTTCCAATCAGTTCACTGCCATCCAGCGGACGAACGTCGTCATCAGCCATTCCTCGATAATTCCACCGAACACCTGGCAGGGACAGGAATTCCGGGTGCCAATTTCCACCAACCTACTCTTTTTGCGACCCTCGGTGTATCACACGATCCCGCGGCCCGGACCCAATCCGTGGCTGACTTCCGTCGGTACATCCTTGGGGCTGGGCGGGTTCGAATCTGCCGTCGGATTTACCCTGCCCACTTGGCGGCTGAGCGTCACCAATCGCCTGGTCGCCGCGCTGATCGACCGAAGTCTCCCCGGCGGGCGCTTC
The nucleotide sequence above comes from Verrucomicrobiia bacterium. Encoded proteins:
- a CDS encoding prepilin-type N-terminal cleavage/methylation domain-containing protein, which codes for MRRPTGHQARSAPPAGFTLIEVMLAVSITTLIIFGLYAVFDQTQKALRQTVAQVDVLESIRIANDVLTRELETVSPAEPGNVNSNLIIHINPVSASVDVMGLGGTDNPVLRTSLQDIFFLTRQNDQWTAIGYWVGPVSSNQVGQPISVGRLYRFEHRVHQANLGGTNLLARFQNPVHRLADSQMVLDGLVHLRVLAYDSHGQPLVQNWVTNPPAINLRPWSVDPVRSTETAYGFNGYTRPSLPSHLEIEIGILEPQAVARFASIPVATEARRYLARNAGQIHLFRQRIPLRNAPPY